In Achromobacter xylosoxidans A8, a single window of DNA contains:
- a CDS encoding amino acid ABC transporter ATP-binding protein — protein MIRIRGLRKSYGDHEVLSGIDFDVLPSQVVVVIGPSGSGKSTLLRCCNGLEVAQAGTIDICGQTLLDHGKLLPEAELNQLRMQVGMVFQGFNLFPHLSVLDNVTVGPRKLRGMGREEAHALAADLLDKVGLGQKMSAMPASLSGGQKQRVAIARALAMQPKVMLFDEPTSALDPELVGEVLQVMKLLAKEGMTMMVVTHEMGFARDVADMVAVMDGGVILESGSPDVIFTQPREARTREFLQAVLSAGQGAA, from the coding sequence ATGATCCGCATCCGCGGCCTGCGCAAATCCTACGGCGACCACGAGGTCCTGAGCGGCATCGACTTCGACGTGCTGCCGTCCCAGGTGGTGGTGGTGATCGGGCCCAGCGGCTCGGGCAAGAGCACCTTGCTGCGCTGCTGCAACGGCCTGGAAGTGGCGCAAGCCGGCACCATCGACATCTGCGGCCAGACCTTGCTGGACCACGGCAAGCTGCTGCCCGAAGCCGAACTCAACCAACTGCGCATGCAGGTGGGCATGGTGTTCCAGGGCTTCAACCTGTTCCCGCACCTGTCCGTGCTGGACAACGTCACGGTCGGTCCGCGCAAGCTGCGCGGCATGGGCCGCGAAGAAGCCCATGCCCTGGCCGCGGACCTGCTGGACAAGGTTGGCCTGGGCCAGAAGATGTCGGCCATGCCGGCCAGCCTGTCGGGCGGGCAGAAGCAGCGTGTGGCCATCGCCCGCGCCCTGGCCATGCAGCCCAAGGTCATGCTGTTCGACGAGCCGACCTCGGCGCTGGACCCGGAGCTGGTGGGCGAAGTGCTGCAGGTCATGAAGCTGCTGGCCAAGGAAGGCATGACCATGATGGTGGTCACGCACGAAATGGGCTTTGCCCGCGACGTGGCCGACATGGTGGCGGTGATGGACGGCGGTGTGATCCTGGAGTCCGGTTCGCCCGACGTGATCTTTACCCAGCCGCGCGAGGCGCGTACCCGCGAGTTCCTGCAAGCGGTGCTGAGCGCGGGGCAGGGGGCTGCATGA
- a CDS encoding IclR family transcriptional regulator: MLKADHSVGAGADRVLYVLATLARHDGPLSIAALAEQTGLAQSTLYRQVALLKRWGFVAEHDGEYGPGPLCVQLAWGFDQSSFLIHEAQPDMAALAAASGETIGLLVAVKDQAVCLDMIESQHPLRCSFTKGRGLPLARGASAKSLLAFMPLARLQAALAYLAAEAGVDADRLGHELETIRAQGYAMTDSEVDAGVWGVSVPIFQRANQAVASITLMAPSTRAAQRPEALTEMAVAAARRISAKLQAH, encoded by the coding sequence ATGTTGAAAGCGGACCACTCAGTCGGGGCAGGTGCGGATCGCGTGCTGTATGTGCTGGCCACCCTGGCCAGGCATGACGGCCCCCTCAGCATCGCCGCTTTGGCCGAGCAGACCGGCCTGGCGCAAAGCACTCTGTACCGCCAGGTGGCGCTGCTCAAGCGCTGGGGCTTCGTCGCCGAGCATGACGGCGAATACGGCCCCGGCCCGCTGTGCGTGCAACTGGCCTGGGGCTTTGACCAGTCCTCGTTCCTGATCCACGAAGCGCAGCCCGACATGGCCGCGCTGGCCGCCGCCTCCGGCGAAACCATAGGCTTGCTGGTGGCGGTCAAGGACCAGGCGGTGTGCCTGGACATGATCGAAAGCCAGCATCCGCTGCGCTGCTCCTTCACCAAGGGGCGCGGCCTGCCGCTGGCGCGCGGAGCCTCCGCCAAGTCGCTGCTGGCCTTCATGCCGTTGGCCCGCCTGCAGGCCGCGCTGGCCTATCTGGCGGCCGAGGCCGGCGTGGACGCCGATCGACTCGGACACGAGCTGGAAACCATCCGCGCCCAGGGCTACGCCATGACCGACAGCGAGGTCGACGCTGGCGTCTGGGGCGTGAGCGTGCCGATCTTTCAACGCGCCAATCAGGCCGTGGCCTCGATCACGCTGATGGCGCCTTCGACCCGGGCCGCGCAGCGGCCCGAGGCATTGACCGAAATGGCCGTGGCCGCGGCCCGGCGCATCTCGGCGAAGTTGCAGGCTCATTGA
- a CDS encoding amidase produces the protein MPTSLPTSETMVSPASAARRPAPGAIAALTATEGLAALEQGKLTCEAWARACLDRIEERNGGVKAWVRVDAEGALARAREWDRHGRRRALDGVPLGIKDTIDTAAMPTELGDPEIFPGRQPEADAPVVTQAQELGFNLLGKNTVSRHAIMLPGPARNPHDLSRTPAASSAGSAAAVADFMAPLSIGTQTAGSILRPSAFCGAVGFKPTLDAIPYVSIRRYSRVLDVIGPISRSVADAALFMRAFTGDPRFDPASSLRSDFRLGVWRPKDWADTEPCMRDSFEANLRALSAAGVKVTELAMPPAFDTMGEAQDVIMAYDLAREYAAIKRDHAALCDPGLIEYLTMGEGLSAADYAGALDAADACRRAFYDVAREVDAVAMPSTLGEAPPASSTGSSAFIRIWSLLHNPSITLPVARGPNGLPLGFQMVGFVKEDARLLYWARCAERILGSTAHQA, from the coding sequence TTGCCTACTTCCTTGCCTACTTCCGAAACCATGGTTTCCCCGGCATCCGCTGCGCGCCGCCCCGCGCCCGGCGCCATCGCCGCCCTTACCGCCACCGAGGGCCTGGCCGCGCTGGAGCAGGGCAAACTGACCTGCGAGGCCTGGGCGCGCGCCTGCCTGGACCGCATCGAGGAACGCAACGGCGGCGTCAAGGCCTGGGTCCGGGTGGACGCCGAAGGCGCGCTGGCCCGCGCCCGCGAATGGGACCGCCATGGCCGGCGGCGGGCGCTGGACGGCGTGCCGCTGGGCATCAAGGACACCATCGACACGGCGGCCATGCCGACCGAACTGGGCGACCCCGAAATCTTTCCGGGCCGCCAGCCCGAGGCCGACGCGCCCGTGGTGACGCAGGCGCAGGAGTTGGGCTTCAACCTGCTGGGCAAGAACACCGTGTCGCGCCACGCCATCATGTTGCCCGGTCCGGCGCGCAATCCTCACGACCTGAGCCGCACGCCGGCCGCGTCCTCGGCGGGGTCGGCGGCCGCCGTGGCCGACTTCATGGCGCCGCTGTCCATCGGCACGCAGACGGCGGGCTCCATCCTGCGGCCGTCGGCCTTTTGCGGGGCGGTGGGCTTCAAGCCCACGCTGGACGCCATCCCCTACGTGTCGATCCGGCGCTATTCGCGGGTATTGGACGTGATCGGACCGATCTCGCGCTCGGTCGCCGACGCGGCGCTATTCATGCGCGCCTTCACGGGTGATCCCCGTTTTGATCCTGCGTCTTCGCTGCGCAGCGATTTCCGCCTGGGCGTGTGGCGTCCCAAGGACTGGGCGGACACGGAGCCCTGCATGCGCGATAGCTTCGAAGCCAATCTGCGCGCACTGTCGGCCGCCGGCGTGAAGGTGACTGAACTGGCCATGCCGCCGGCCTTCGACACCATGGGCGAGGCGCAGGACGTGATCATGGCCTACGACCTGGCGCGCGAGTACGCCGCCATCAAGCGCGACCACGCGGCGCTGTGCGATCCGGGCCTGATCGAGTACCTGACCATGGGCGAAGGGCTGTCCGCGGCCGATTACGCGGGGGCGCTGGACGCCGCCGACGCCTGCCGCCGCGCCTTCTACGACGTCGCGCGCGAAGTCGACGCGGTGGCCATGCCTTCCACGCTGGGCGAAGCGCCGCCGGCCAGCTCCACCGGCAGTTCGGCTTTCATCCGCATCTGGTCGTTGCTGCACAACCCGTCCATCACCTTGCCCGTGGCGCGCGGCCCCAACGGCCTGCCGCTGGGCTTCCAGATGGTCGGTTTCGTCAAGGAGGACGCGCGCCTGCTGTACTGGGCGCGTTGCGCGGAGCGCATCCTCGGGTCCACCGCGCACCAGGCCTGA
- a CDS encoding GNAT family N-acetyltransferase, with product MPEPQLVFRRARLGDLPGIVALLADDELGATRENPALPLDPRYAAAFAAIGQDSNQFLAVVEQGSNLVGCLQLSFIPGLSRLGQWRGQIESVRIASSSRGAGLGRKMFEWAIEQCRIQGCSLVQLTTDRARPDARRFYESLGFKASHDGMKLSL from the coding sequence ATGCCCGAACCGCAACTGGTTTTCCGCCGCGCGCGACTGGGGGATCTGCCTGGCATCGTCGCCCTGCTGGCCGACGACGAACTCGGCGCCACGCGCGAGAATCCCGCGCTGCCGCTGGACCCGCGCTATGCTGCCGCCTTTGCCGCAATCGGCCAGGATTCCAATCAATTCCTGGCCGTGGTCGAACAGGGTTCCAACCTGGTCGGCTGTTTGCAGTTATCGTTCATACCCGGCCTGTCGCGGCTGGGCCAGTGGCGCGGGCAGATCGAGAGCGTGCGCATCGCCTCGTCGTCGCGCGGCGCCGGCCTCGGACGCAAGATGTTCGAATGGGCGATCGAGCAATGCCGCATCCAGGGCTGCAGCCTGGTGCAACTGACCACCGACCGCGCCCGGCCCGATGCGCGCAGGTTCTATGAAAGCCTGGGCTTCAAGGCCAGCCACGACGGCATGAAGCTCAGCCTGTAG
- a CDS encoding lipoate protein ligase C-terminal domain-containing protein, with translation MHGEYKVPGGKLVVADLEVRDGRLADVRISGDFFLEPPEALDAINSGLNGLPADAGELELALAVQSALPADAEMFGFSAEAVAVVLRRALA, from the coding sequence ATGCATGGCGAATACAAAGTCCCCGGCGGCAAACTGGTCGTCGCGGATCTGGAAGTGCGCGATGGCCGCCTGGCCGACGTGCGCATCAGCGGCGATTTTTTTCTTGAGCCGCCCGAGGCCCTGGACGCCATCAATAGCGGCCTGAACGGCCTGCCGGCCGACGCCGGCGAACTGGAACTGGCGCTGGCCGTGCAGTCGGCCCTGCCCGCCGATGCCGAAATGTTCGGATTCTCGGCCGAAGCCGTCGCCGTGGTGCTGCGGAGGGCGCTGGCATGA
- a CDS encoding biotin/lipoate A/B protein ligase family protein — protein sequence MTRTDWNDYDWQLIHEGPQDPVLHMALDAVITDEVGAGLRPPTLRIWEWAAPAVVIGRFQSLKNEVDPEGARRHGIQVVRRVSGGGAMFMEPGNSITYSLSAPQALVHGMSFQESYAFLDAWVLTALQGLGIKAWYQPLNDIASDIGKIGGAAQARRGGAVLHHVTMSYDIDADKMVEVLRIGREKLSDKGTTSAKKRVDPLRTQTGLSREVIIDRMVETFAGLHRLTPGQIGSDTLARAQAQAAEKFATPEWTGVVP from the coding sequence ATGACGCGCACCGACTGGAACGACTACGACTGGCAACTGATCCATGAAGGGCCGCAAGACCCGGTGCTGCACATGGCGCTGGACGCCGTCATCACCGACGAGGTCGGCGCCGGCCTGCGCCCGCCTACCCTGCGCATCTGGGAATGGGCCGCGCCCGCGGTCGTGATCGGCCGCTTCCAATCGCTCAAGAACGAAGTCGACCCCGAAGGCGCGCGCCGCCACGGCATCCAGGTCGTGCGCCGCGTCAGCGGCGGCGGCGCCATGTTCATGGAACCCGGCAACTCCATCACCTATTCGCTCAGCGCGCCTCAGGCGCTGGTCCACGGCATGAGCTTCCAGGAGTCCTACGCCTTCCTGGACGCCTGGGTGCTGACCGCCTTGCAGGGACTGGGCATCAAGGCCTGGTACCAGCCGCTCAACGACATTGCCTCCGACATCGGCAAGATCGGCGGCGCTGCGCAAGCCCGCCGCGGCGGCGCGGTGCTGCATCACGTCACCATGTCCTACGACATCGACGCGGATAAAATGGTCGAAGTCCTGCGCATCGGCCGCGAGAAGCTGTCGGACAAAGGCACCACCAGCGCCAAGAAGCGCGTCGACCCTTTGCGCACCCAGACCGGGCTATCGCGCGAAGTCATCATCGACCGCATGGTGGAAACTTTTGCCGGCCTGCACCGTCTCACCCCCGGGCAGATAGGCAGCGACACCCTGGCCCGCGCGCAGGCGCAGGCGGCCGAGAAGTTCGCCACGCCCGAATGGACCGGCGTGGTGCCTTGA
- a CDS encoding amino acid ABC transporter permease, whose product MNLDFSPVFADFGALINGAVVTVEVTAGALLLACVIGLLVGVGRLNPKRYVIYNLCSVYLLLFRGTPLLVQLFIWFFGLPHFGITLPAFACGVLGLGMYSGAYVSEIVRGAIQSVDRGQTEAARSLGMSSGQAMRIIVLPQAVVRMIPPLGNEFIALIKNSALVSLLTIHDLMHEGQKIISVSYRSLETYLVVALIYLILTTATMLVLRKVEHRLRAGGMVQ is encoded by the coding sequence ATGAACCTGGATTTTTCTCCCGTCTTTGCCGACTTCGGCGCGCTGATCAATGGCGCCGTGGTCACCGTCGAGGTGACCGCGGGCGCCTTGCTGCTGGCCTGCGTCATCGGCCTGCTGGTGGGCGTGGGGCGCCTCAACCCGAAGCGCTACGTCATCTACAACCTGTGCAGCGTCTATCTGCTGCTGTTCCGCGGCACGCCCTTGCTGGTGCAGCTGTTCATCTGGTTCTTTGGCCTGCCGCACTTCGGCATCACCCTGCCGGCGTTCGCCTGCGGCGTGCTGGGCCTGGGCATGTACTCCGGCGCCTACGTGTCGGAAATCGTGCGCGGCGCGATCCAGTCGGTGGACCGCGGCCAGACCGAGGCGGCGCGCTCGCTCGGCATGTCGTCCGGCCAGGCCATGCGCATCATCGTGCTGCCGCAGGCAGTGGTGCGCATGATCCCGCCGCTGGGCAACGAATTCATCGCGCTGATCAAGAACTCGGCCCTGGTGTCGCTCTTGACGATCCACGACCTGATGCATGAAGGCCAGAAGATCATCAGCGTGTCCTATCGCTCGCTGGAAACCTATCTGGTGGTGGCGCTGATTTATCTGATCCTGACCACGGCCACCATGCTGGTGCTGCGCAAGGTTGAACACCGCCTGCGCGCGGGGGGGATGGTGCAATGA
- a CDS encoding transporter substrate-binding domain-containing protein, which produces MTTRRTLLTAALTLGLAWSAGPAFAQETIRAVTDATFPPMEFVKDGKRTGFDIELVEALAGAMGKKVEWIDIDFKGLIPALQAGRADIAVSAIYITPERAKVVDFTDPYYAGGLVVMTKKDGPVKTLKDLDGRKVSVQVGTKSVNYLKEHYPAVQRVEVEKNQEMFNLVQIGRAEAAVTGKPAAKLFAQSTPDLTVLNDQITTEDYGIAVPKNKPELTRELNAALQKLKADGSYQAIVNKWFEAPAK; this is translated from the coding sequence ATGACCACTCGCCGCACACTGCTGACCGCCGCCCTGACGCTGGGCCTCGCCTGGAGCGCCGGTCCGGCGTTCGCCCAGGAAACCATCCGCGCCGTGACCGACGCGACTTTCCCGCCGATGGAGTTCGTCAAGGACGGCAAGCGCACCGGCTTCGACATCGAACTGGTGGAAGCCTTGGCCGGCGCCATGGGCAAGAAGGTCGAATGGATCGACATCGACTTCAAGGGCCTGATTCCCGCCCTGCAGGCCGGCCGCGCCGACATCGCCGTGTCCGCCATCTACATCACGCCTGAGCGCGCCAAGGTCGTGGACTTCACCGATCCGTACTACGCGGGCGGCCTGGTCGTGATGACCAAGAAGGACGGCCCGGTCAAGACGCTGAAGGACCTGGACGGCCGCAAGGTGTCGGTGCAGGTGGGCACCAAGTCGGTCAACTACCTGAAGGAACACTACCCGGCGGTGCAGCGCGTGGAAGTCGAGAAGAACCAGGAGATGTTCAACCTGGTGCAGATCGGCCGCGCCGAAGCCGCGGTGACGGGCAAGCCCGCCGCCAAGCTGTTCGCCCAGAGCACGCCGGACCTGACGGTGCTGAACGACCAGATCACCACCGAGGACTACGGCATCGCCGTGCCGAAGAACAAGCCCGAGCTGACCCGTGAGCTGAACGCGGCGCTGCAGAAGCTCAAGGCCGACGGCAGCTACCAGGCCATCGTCAACAAGTGGTTCGAGGCTCCTGCGAAATGA
- a CDS encoding RsiV family protein — protein MRRTFTPQGAISGLILGAALLALAGCSSTPPADITLATQGPASASTPEKVGDLSTERIKWASSKPGCEGDCPRIEIDSVAFPGIPKLTALVDHVLAYMTGTDANRRGPYDTLSEYTQYFWSVARARDATYFKASVKDTVGDIVAVELHTEQFLTGAAHGIPATQYLNWERSHGRVMSLEEALIPGRHPQYVAALRQAHAKWLASNPDARRDPAAYNKMWPFQESDNYALTRDGIVVKYDAYSIAPYSHGEPELSIPYSELRGILKPELLPAA, from the coding sequence ATGCGTCGCACATTCACGCCGCAAGGCGCGATAAGCGGTCTCATCCTGGGCGCGGCCCTGCTGGCGCTGGCGGGCTGCAGCAGCACGCCGCCGGCCGACATCACGCTGGCCACGCAGGGCCCGGCCTCGGCATCCACGCCGGAAAAAGTCGGCGACCTGTCCACCGAGCGCATCAAGTGGGCGTCTAGCAAACCGGGCTGCGAGGGCGACTGCCCGCGCATCGAAATCGACAGCGTCGCCTTCCCGGGCATCCCCAAGCTCACCGCGCTGGTGGACCACGTGCTGGCCTACATGACCGGCACCGATGCCAACCGCCGCGGCCCCTACGACACGCTGTCCGAGTACACGCAGTACTTCTGGTCGGTGGCGCGCGCGCGCGACGCCACCTATTTCAAGGCCAGCGTGAAGGACACGGTCGGCGACATCGTGGCGGTCGAACTGCATACCGAACAGTTCCTGACCGGCGCCGCGCATGGCATCCCCGCCACCCAGTACCTGAACTGGGAGCGCAGCCATGGCCGCGTGATGAGCCTGGAGGAAGCGCTGATACCCGGACGCCATCCGCAGTATGTGGCCGCGTTGCGGCAGGCGCATGCCAAATGGCTGGCCAGCAATCCCGATGCGCGCCGCGATCCGGCGGCCTACAACAAGATGTGGCCGTTCCAGGAAAGCGACAACTACGCGCTGACGCGCGACGGCATCGTGGTCAAGTACGACGCCTATTCCATCGCGCCATACTCCCATGGCGAACCCGAGCTGAGCATTCCCTATTCGGAACTGCGCGGGATCCTGAAGCCTGAACTGCTGCCTGCCGCATAA
- a CDS encoding Glu/Leu/Phe/Val family dehydrogenase, whose product MSQTPTHALPSYLNAEDLGPWGNYLQQVDRVTPYLGSLARWVETLKRPKRSLIVDVPIELDNGSIAHFEGYRVQHNTSRGPGKGGVRFHQDVTLSEVMALAAWMSIKNAAVNLPYGGAKGGVRVDPRKLSASELERMTRRYTSEIGVIIGPSKDIPAPDVNTNAQTMAWMMDTYSMNEGATATGVVTGKPIALGGSLGRVEATGRGVFVVGCEAARDLNIDVSKARVVVQGFGNVGGTAARLFHEAGAKVIAAQDHTGTVHNAEGLDVHKLLSYVSQHGGVGGFSGGQAMDKAEFWTLETEFLIPAALESQITAANAAKVRAKIVVEGANGPTTPEADDILAEHGVYVVPDVLANAGGVTVSYFEWVQDFSSFFWSEDEINQRLERLMREAYAAVSQVAKEHKVTLRTAAFIVACTRILQARQVRGLYP is encoded by the coding sequence ATGTCTCAAACTCCCACCCACGCATTGCCGTCTTATCTGAACGCCGAGGACCTCGGCCCCTGGGGCAACTACCTGCAGCAAGTCGACCGGGTCACCCCGTATCTTGGTTCGCTGGCGCGTTGGGTCGAGACCCTGAAGCGCCCGAAGCGCTCGCTGATCGTCGACGTGCCGATCGAACTCGACAACGGCAGCATCGCCCACTTCGAGGGCTACCGCGTCCAGCACAACACCTCGCGCGGTCCCGGCAAGGGCGGCGTGCGCTTCCACCAGGACGTCACGTTGTCCGAAGTGATGGCGCTGGCGGCCTGGATGTCGATCAAGAACGCCGCGGTGAACCTGCCCTACGGCGGCGCCAAGGGCGGCGTGCGGGTCGACCCGCGCAAGCTGTCCGCTTCCGAACTCGAGCGCATGACGCGCCGCTACACTTCGGAAATCGGCGTCATCATCGGACCCTCCAAGGACATCCCGGCTCCTGACGTGAACACCAACGCCCAGACCATGGCCTGGATGATGGACACGTACTCCATGAACGAAGGCGCCACCGCCACCGGCGTGGTCACCGGCAAGCCGATCGCGCTGGGCGGCAGCCTGGGCCGCGTCGAGGCCACCGGCCGCGGCGTGTTCGTGGTGGGCTGCGAAGCCGCGCGCGACCTGAACATCGACGTCTCCAAGGCGCGCGTGGTGGTGCAGGGCTTCGGCAACGTGGGCGGCACCGCCGCCCGCCTGTTCCATGAAGCCGGCGCCAAGGTCATCGCCGCGCAGGACCACACCGGCACCGTCCACAACGCCGAAGGGCTGGACGTGCACAAGCTGCTGTCCTACGTGTCGCAGCATGGCGGCGTGGGCGGCTTCTCCGGCGGCCAGGCCATGGACAAGGCTGAGTTCTGGACCCTGGAAACCGAGTTCCTGATCCCGGCCGCCCTGGAAAGCCAGATCACCGCCGCCAACGCCGCCAAGGTGCGCGCGAAGATCGTGGTGGAAGGCGCCAACGGCCCGACCACCCCCGAAGCGGACGACATCCTGGCCGAACACGGCGTGTACGTGGTGCCGGACGTGCTGGCCAACGCCGGCGGCGTGACCGTCAGCTACTTCGAATGGGTGCAGGACTTCTCCAGCTTCTTCTGGAGCGAGGACGAGATCAACCAGCGCCTGGAGCGCCTCATGCGCGAAGCCTACGCGGCGGTGTCGCAAGTGGCCAAGGAGCACAAGGTCACGCTGCGCACGGCGGCGTTCATCGTCGCTTGCACGCGCATTCTGCAAGCGCGCCAGGTGCGCGGCCTGTACCCCTGA
- the hutG gene encoding formimidoylglutamase: MNAAQFDKSLWKARDDSAEQGDTRRLAHIVEAAAGQVRKGEAVLLGFACDAGVARNQGRIGAAEGPAAIRKFLAGLPAHGLTRLLDAGDVACEGDRLEDAQEQLGLRVAELMEQGARPLVLGGGHEIAWGSFQGLARWLDARGDTEPVLVLNLDAHFDLRTGRPGSSGTPFDQISRYCEERGRALQYACLGVSRLANTPALYARAAEVGAIWVEDRDMQERHLAARLANVDALLARARHVYLTIDLDVLPAAVMPGVSAPAPYGVPLTVIEEIVLRVKASGKLRLADMAEFNPRYDQDGHGARAAARLAWQLLSD; encoded by the coding sequence ATGAACGCCGCGCAATTCGACAAAAGCCTGTGGAAGGCCCGCGACGACAGCGCCGAGCAAGGCGACACGCGCCGCCTGGCGCATATCGTCGAAGCGGCTGCCGGCCAGGTCCGCAAGGGCGAGGCGGTGCTGCTGGGCTTTGCCTGCGACGCCGGCGTGGCCCGCAACCAGGGCCGCATCGGCGCAGCCGAAGGCCCGGCGGCCATCCGCAAGTTCCTGGCGGGCCTGCCGGCGCACGGCCTCACGCGCCTGCTGGACGCCGGCGACGTGGCCTGCGAGGGCGACCGGCTCGAGGACGCCCAGGAGCAACTGGGCCTGCGCGTGGCGGAACTGATGGAACAGGGCGCCCGGCCGCTGGTGCTGGGTGGCGGCCATGAGATCGCCTGGGGCAGTTTCCAGGGCCTGGCGCGCTGGCTGGATGCCCGCGGCGACACGGAACCGGTGCTGGTGCTGAACCTGGACGCGCACTTCGACCTGCGCACCGGGCGGCCCGGCAGTTCCGGCACGCCGTTCGACCAGATCTCGCGTTACTGCGAGGAACGCGGCCGGGCCCTGCAATACGCCTGCCTTGGCGTATCGCGGCTGGCCAACACGCCGGCGCTGTACGCGCGCGCCGCCGAAGTCGGCGCCATCTGGGTCGAGGACCGCGACATGCAGGAGCGCCACCTGGCGGCGCGCCTGGCCAACGTCGACGCCTTGCTGGCGCGGGCGCGGCACGTCTACCTGACCATAGACCTGGACGTGCTGCCGGCGGCGGTCATGCCCGGCGTGTCGGCGCCGGCGCCCTATGGCGTGCCGCTGACGGTGATCGAGGAAATCGTGCTGCGGGTCAAGGCCAGCGGCAAGCTGCGCCTGGCCGACATGGCCGAGTTCAATCCGCGCTACGACCAGGACGGTCATGGCGCACGGGCGGCGGCGCGCCTGGCGTGGCAGTTGTTGAGCGATTGA
- a CDS encoding porin, which yields MKKTLFVTAMLAAFGATAQAETSVTLYGLIDTGIGYQRIKGDGYHESKVGMVNGVSSGSRWGLRGAEDLGDGLSAVFTLESGFNSANGTSGQSSRLFGRQATIGLKSTSWGLLELGRQTNIASKYFAAIDPFGGSYGQANIGVAFSAANTVRYDNMVQYSTPSFSGVQFGIGYSFNAADTTTAQTGFKTADNTRAITAGLRYVSGPVNVALTYDQLNPANQLNNDATPKSWMIGGSYDFEVLKLALAYGQTRDGWFTGQGANAFGSGSPEAKGFGTNVAVSGFKANSYLVGLSVPIGGASNILASWQRADTDSTKLTGDDATMNIYSLGYTYNLSKRTNLYALGSYATNFAFTDGVKSTVAMVGVRHRF from the coding sequence ATGAAAAAGACTTTGTTCGTCACCGCCATGCTGGCCGCGTTCGGCGCAACGGCGCAGGCGGAAACCTCGGTGACGCTGTACGGCTTGATCGACACCGGTATCGGCTACCAGCGCATCAAGGGTGATGGCTACCATGAGTCCAAGGTTGGCATGGTCAACGGCGTGTCCAGCGGTTCGCGCTGGGGCCTGCGCGGCGCCGAGGACCTGGGCGACGGCCTGAGCGCCGTGTTCACGCTGGAAAGCGGCTTCAACTCGGCCAACGGCACGTCGGGCCAGAGCAGCCGCCTGTTCGGCCGCCAAGCCACCATCGGCCTGAAGAGCACCTCGTGGGGCCTGTTGGAACTGGGCCGTCAGACCAACATCGCTTCGAAGTACTTCGCCGCGATCGATCCGTTCGGCGGCAGCTACGGCCAGGCCAACATTGGCGTAGCCTTCAGTGCCGCCAACACGGTCCGCTACGACAACATGGTGCAGTACTCGACGCCGTCGTTCAGCGGCGTGCAGTTCGGCATCGGCTACTCGTTCAACGCCGCCGACACGACCACCGCGCAAACCGGCTTCAAGACCGCCGACAACACCCGCGCCATTACGGCCGGCCTGCGCTATGTCAGCGGCCCGGTGAACGTGGCGCTGACCTATGACCAGCTGAACCCCGCGAACCAGTTGAACAACGACGCCACGCCCAAGTCGTGGATGATCGGCGGCTCGTACGACTTCGAAGTGCTGAAGCTGGCGCTGGCCTACGGCCAGACGCGCGACGGCTGGTTCACCGGCCAGGGCGCCAACGCCTTCGGCAGCGGCAGCCCCGAAGCCAAGGGCTTCGGCACCAACGTGGCGGTGTCGGGCTTCAAGGCCAATTCCTACCTGGTGGGCCTGAGCGTGCCGATCGGCGGCGCCAGCAACATCCTGGCTTCGTGGCAGCGCGCCGATACGGACAGCACCAAGCTGACCGGCGACGACGCCACCATGAACATCTACAGCCTGGGCTACACCTACAACCTGTCCAAGCGCACCAATCTGTACGCCTTGGGTTCGTATGCCACCAACTTCGCGTTCACCGACGGCGTGAAGAGCACCGTGGCCATGGTGGGCGTGCGTCACCGCTTCTAA